A DNA window from Nycticebus coucang isolate mNycCou1 chromosome 1, mNycCou1.pri, whole genome shotgun sequence contains the following coding sequences:
- the NSUN2 gene encoding RNA cytosine C(5)-methyltransferase NSUN2: protein MGRRARGRRLPQQRRAEGAEDGAEGGGKRGEAGWEGGYPEIVKENKLFEHYYQELKIVPEGEWGQFMDALREPLPATLRITGYKSHAKEILHCLKNKYFKELEDLEVDGQKVEVPQPLSWYPEELAWHTNLSRKILRKSPQLEKFHQFLVSETESGNISRQEAVSMIPPLLLNVQPHHKILDMCAAPGSKTTQLIEMLHADMNVPFPEGFVIANDVDNKRCYLLVHQAKRLSSPCIMVVNHDASSIPRLLVDVGGRKEVLFYDRILCDVPCSGDGTMRKNIDVWKKWSTLNSLQLHGLQLRIATRGAEQLAEGGRMVYSTCSLNPIEDEAVIASLLEKSEGALELADVSSELPGLKWMPGITQWKVMTKDGQWFTDWDDVPHSRHTQIRPTMFPPKEPAKLQAMYLERCLRILPHHQNTGGFFVAVLVKKSSMPWNKRQPKLQGKSAESRETSQLSPADPPEGKPVDSSKLESQSVTGTGEAEISQTSENLENNGSKKDGVCGPPPSKKMKLFGFKEDPFVFIPEDDPLLPPIERFYALDPSFPKMNLLTRTTEGKKRQLYMVSKELRNVLLNNSERMKVINTGIKVWCRNNSGEEFDCAFRLAQEGIYTLYPFINSRIITVSMEDVKILLTQENPFFRKLSGETYSQAKDLAKGSIVLKYEPDPTNPDALQCPIVLCGWRGKASIRTFVPKNERLHYLRMMGLEVLAEKKKEGASEANYSTGTAGQLESEVGEEQRAEAEAGSPDATGGDPPGAQPSR from the exons ATGGGGCGGCGGGCGCGGGGCCGGCGGCTCCCACAGCAGCGACGGGCCGAGGGCGCGGAGGATGGCGCCGAGGGCGGCGGGAAGCGCGGCGAGGCG GGCTGGGAAGGCGGGTACCCTGAGATCGTCAAGGAGAACAAGCTGTTCGAGCACTACTACCAGGAGCTCAAGATTGTACCCGAGGGCGAGTGGGGCCAGTTCATGGACGCGCTCAGGGAGCCCCTCCCGGCCACCCTGAGAATTACCGGGTACAAAAG ccaTGCAAAAGAGATTCTCCATTGCTTAAAGAACAAGTATTTCAAGGAGTTGGAGGACTTGGAGGTAGACGGTCAGAAAGTGGAAGTCCCACAGCCACTCAGTTG GTATCCTGAAGAACTTGCCTGGCACACAAATTTAAGTCgaaaaatcttaagaaaatcTCCACAGTTGGAAAAGTTTCATCAGTTTCTAGTTAGCGAAACTGAATCT ggaAATATCAGTCGTCAAGAAGCAGTGAGCATGATCCCACCACTGCTGCTCAACGTCCAGCCTCATCACAAG ATCTTAGATATGTGTGCAGCACCTGGCTCAAAGACCACGCAGCTGATTGAAATGCTGCACGCCGACATGAATGTCCCCTTTCCAG AGGGATTTGTCATCGCGAATGATGTGGACAACAAGCGCTGCTACCTGCTCGTTCATCAAGCCAAGAGGCTGAGCAGCCCCTGCATCATGGTGGTGAACCACGACGCCTCCAGTATACCCAGACTGCTGGTGGAtgtggggggaaggaaagaggTCCTCTTCTATGATCGAATTTTATGTGATGTCCCTTGCag TGGAGATGGCACTATGAGAAAAAACATTGATGTTTGGAAGAAGTGGAGCACCTTAAATAGTCTACAACTACATGG CTTACAGCTCCGTATTGCAACTCGAGGTGCTGAGCAGCTGGCGGAAGGCGGGAGGATGGTGTACTCCACCTGCTCCCTGAACCCCATCGAGGATGAAGCGGTCATAGCTTCTCTGCTGGAGAAAAGCGAAG GTGCTTTAGAGCTTGCTGATGTGTCTTCTGAATTACCAGGGCTGAAATGGATGCCTGGAATCACACAGTGGAAG GTGATGACAAAAGACGGACAGTGGTTTACAGATTGGGATGACGTCCCTCACAGCAGACATACCCAAATTCGACCCACCATGTTCCCACCTAAGGAGCCGGCCAAGTTGCAGGCGATGTACCTGGAGCGGTG ccTTAGAATATTACCACATCATCAGAATACTGGAGGGTTCTTTGTGGCAGTATTAGTGAAAAAATCATCAATGCCATGGAATAAACGTCAGCCAAag CTGCAGGGTAAGTCTGCAGAGAGCAGAGAAACCTCACAGTTGAGCCCTGCAGATCCCCCAGAAGGGAAACCTGTAGACTCCTCCAAGCTGGAAAGCCAGTCGGTCACAGGGACTGGTGAAGCAGAAATAAGTCAAACATCTGAGAATTTAGAGAATAATGGCAGCAAGAAAGATGGCGTATGTGG TCCTCctccttcaaagaaaatgaagttatttGGATTTAAAGAAGACCCATTTGTGTTTATTCCTGAGGATGACCCACTCCTTCCCCCTATTGA GAGATTTTATGCATTGGATCCTTCATTCCCAAAGATGAATTTGTTAACTCGGACtacagaagggaagaagaggcaaCTGTACATGGTTTCTAAGGAGCTGAGAAACGTGCTGTTGAACAACAGTGAGAGGATGAAG GTGATTAACACAGGGATAAAAGTCTGGTGTCGAAATAACAGTGGTGAAGAGTTTGATTGTGCTTTCCGGTTGGCACAGGAG GGAATATATacattgtatccattcattaattcaaGAATTATTACTGTGTCAATGGAAGACGTTAAGATACTATTGACTCAGGAAAATCCGTTTTTTAGAAAACTCAGCGGTGAGACATACAGTCAAGCCAAGGACCTGG CAAAGGGAAGCATCGTGCTGAAGTATGAACCGGATCCCAC GAATCCTGATGCCCTTCAGTGTCCCATCGTGTTGTGTGGATGGCGTGGAAAGGCCTCCATTCGAACGTTTGTGCCCAAGAATGAACGGCTTCATTACCTCAGGATGATGGGGCTGGAGGTgttggcagaaaagaagaaagaaggggccAGTGAAGCAAATTATAGTACAGGCACTGCTGGGCAGCTGGAGAGCGAGGTGGGCGaggagcagagagcagaggcTGAAGCCGGCAGCCCGGATGCTACAGGCGGTGACCCGCCTGGGGCCCAGCCATCCCGgtga